In one Bacteroidia bacterium genomic region, the following are encoded:
- a CDS encoding DUF1987 domain-containing protein — MEKFTRTPTEYTPLVDFDPQSGQMLISGKSVPFNPSEFYIPIFDWLRFYMEHQAPETTVTIALSYCNSSTINWLKDILKLLKKMDKPGNNFSLVWQHDKNDEDSLELGQELSRYSGIIFKYKSS; from the coding sequence ATGGAGAAATTTACACGAACCCCAACAGAATATACCCCATTGGTAGATTTTGACCCTCAAAGCGGTCAAATGCTTATTTCGGGGAAGTCGGTTCCTTTCAACCCTAGTGAATTCTACATTCCCATTTTTGATTGGTTGCGTTTTTACATGGAACATCAAGCTCCTGAAACAACCGTTACCATCGCTTTAAGCTATTGCAATTCTTCAACCATCAACTGGCTGAAGGACATTCTAAAACTTCTTAAAAAAATGGATAAACCAGGTAACAATTTCAGCTTGGTTTGGCAACACGATAAAAACGATGAGGACAGTTTGGAATTAGGACAAGAATTATCCAGGTATTCCGGGATTATTTTTAAGTACAAATCCAGTTAG